Proteins encoded within one genomic window of Candidatus Poribacteria bacterium:
- a CDS encoding S9 family peptidase translates to MTQPQVAPYGSWKSPISANLISTEGRWIIEALADEEDIYWIEMRPTENGRYVIVRRTPDGETTDVTPPTFSARTRVHEYGGAALVVSEGVVYFSNFVDQRIYRQTCESEPQPITPDADLRYADGIVDVKRNRLIYVREDHTDTENEAVNTLVDLPLDGRDSGQILVCDNDFYSSPCLSPDGTRLAWLTWNHPNMPWDGTELWIGEINTDGSLSHTECVAGGIDESIFQPDWSPDGTLYFVSDRTNWWNLYRYQAGTVEPVCEMEAEFGRPQWIFGMSTYRFVSANQIICTYTQDGIWHLVLLDTVTRSLDQIDTPYTSITNLQVIPGGVLFNASSATEPASIVRLDLATGQFEVVCRASEIEIDAGYFSTPQAIEFPTEGGLSAHAFFYPPQNCDYTAPTDDLPPLLVISHGGPTSATSTALDLEIQYWTSRGIAVLDVNYGGSSGYGRAYRQRLNGQWGLVDVDDCANGARYLAENGFVDGNRLAIRGGSAGGYTTLSALTFRDVFKAGASYYGISDLETMTRDTHKFESRYLDSLIGPYPEERDRYRERSPIHFTDRLSCPLILFQGLEDKVVPPNQAEMMVEALQAKGLPVAYVPFEGEQHGFRRSENIQRSLEAEFYFYAQVFDFIPADAIKPVMIENLP, encoded by the coding sequence ATGACGCAACCGCAGGTGGCACCCTACGGCTCTTGGAAATCCCCAATTAGCGCAAATCTCATTTCGACAGAAGGGCGCTGGATAATAGAAGCCCTAGCCGATGAAGAAGATATCTATTGGATTGAGATGCGTCCGACCGAGAACGGTCGCTATGTCATTGTTCGACGGACCCCGGACGGAGAAACGACCGATGTGACTCCACCCACTTTCAGCGCACGAACACGCGTCCATGAGTACGGTGGGGCGGCACTCGTTGTCAGTGAAGGGGTGGTCTACTTCTCTAACTTCGTAGATCAGCGCATCTACCGTCAAACGTGCGAATCAGAACCGCAACCGATTACCCCCGACGCAGATCTACGCTATGCCGATGGCATTGTCGACGTCAAACGGAACCGTCTAATCTATGTCCGTGAAGACCATACCGATACCGAGAATGAAGCCGTCAACACATTGGTAGACCTCCCATTGGATGGCAGAGACAGCGGGCAGATACTCGTCTGCGACAACGATTTTTATTCTTCGCCATGCTTGAGTCCCGATGGTACGCGTCTGGCATGGCTGACTTGGAACCATCCGAATATGCCATGGGATGGCACTGAACTTTGGATCGGTGAGATCAACACAGATGGATCTCTGAGTCACACCGAATGTGTGGCAGGTGGTATTGATGAATCGATCTTTCAGCCAGATTGGTCGCCAGATGGTACGCTATACTTCGTTTCTGACCGAACGAACTGGTGGAATCTCTATCGCTATCAAGCTGGAACCGTCGAACCGGTATGTGAAATGGAGGCAGAGTTCGGGAGACCGCAGTGGATATTTGGTATGTCCACTTATCGGTTTGTCTCTGCCAATCAGATTATCTGCACCTACACGCAGGATGGTATCTGGCATCTAGTACTTTTGGATACCGTAACACGAAGTCTCGATCAGATTGATACGCCCTACACATCAATTACCAACCTGCAAGTCATCCCCGGCGGAGTCCTTTTCAACGCCAGTTCGGCGACGGAGCCAGCGTCAATCGTCCGCCTTGACCTTGCCACGGGACAATTCGAGGTCGTATGCCGCGCAAGTGAGATAGAGATTGATGCTGGATATTTCTCAACTCCACAAGCGATTGAGTTTCCAACCGAAGGTGGTCTGAGTGCCCACGCCTTCTTTTATCCGCCACAAAATTGTGATTACACCGCACCGACCGATGATCTGCCCCCGCTCCTCGTCATCAGCCACGGAGGTCCTACCTCAGCAACTTCGACTGCGCTCGACCTAGAGATTCAATACTGGACGAGCCGGGGGATTGCTGTCCTTGATGTGAACTATGGGGGTAGCAGCGGCTACGGTCGCGCCTATCGCCAGCGGCTTAACGGTCAATGGGGGCTTGTTGACGTCGACGATTGTGCGAACGGAGCGCGATACCTCGCCGAAAACGGATTTGTGGACGGTAATCGGTTGGCAATTCGAGGCGGAAGTGCAGGCGGCTACACAACACTCTCGGCGTTGACATTCCGGGACGTTTTCAAAGCGGGTGCCAGCTATTACGGGATCAGCGACCTTGAGACGATGACGAGGGACACACATAAATTTGAATCCCGCTATCTGGATAGCTTGATTGGACCCTATCCTGAAGAACGGGATCGCTACCGAGAGCGCTCACCGATCCATTTTACGGATCGTCTTTCATGCCCCTTAATTCTGTTTCAGGGACTTGAAGATAAAGTTGTGCCGCCCAATCAGGCGGAGATGATGGTCGAAGCGTTGCAGGCGAAAGGGTTGCCTGTCGCTTATGTTCCGTTTGAAGGCGAACAGCACGGATTCCGCCGCAGTGAGAATATCCAGCGATCACTTGAAGCGGAATTCTACTTTTACGCGCAGGTCTTTGACTTTATACCCGCGGACGCCATAAAACCAGTGATGATTGAGAACCTGCCGTGA
- a CDS encoding threonine synthase yields the protein MTEKVLGLKCRECERQYPKEPLHVCEFCFGPLEVDYNYEVIQKSISRESIEAGPESLWRYADLLPIDGEPTDGFHSGFTPLIRAKNLEALLGVEALYIKDDSVCHPTLSFKDRVVAVALSKAKEFGFDTVSCASTGNLANSVAANAAIANLNCFIFIPADLEMGKVVASLVYAPTVVGIAGNYDDVNRLCSEVAGVYPWAFANINIRPFYAEGSKTFTYEILEQLGWEAPDHIVVPAAGGSLITKVGKALKEFHMLGLIDKPQTRIHVAQAEGCGPIVTTVKDGSDFVKPVKPDTIAKSLAIGNPADGIYAADTVRNSGGHGEHANDGEIVEAMKLLAATEGIFTETAGGVTLAAAKKLIESGRISRDERIVVSITGNGLKTIEALEGRVPEPHVIQPQLNAFRKLMTTL from the coding sequence ATGACCGAAAAAGTACTGGGATTGAAATGTCGTGAATGTGAAAGGCAGTATCCCAAAGAACCACTCCACGTGTGTGAGTTCTGTTTTGGACCACTTGAGGTAGACTACAACTACGAGGTAATCCAGAAGTCAATCTCACGAGAATCTATTGAGGCCGGTCCCGAAAGCCTCTGGCGGTATGCCGATCTACTGCCGATTGATGGTGAACCGACCGATGGATTCCATTCGGGATTCACCCCGCTAATTCGAGCCAAAAATCTAGAAGCATTGCTTGGTGTAGAAGCACTCTATATCAAGGATGATTCTGTGTGTCACCCAACCCTATCCTTCAAAGATCGTGTCGTTGCAGTTGCGCTAAGTAAGGCGAAGGAGTTTGGATTCGATACCGTATCGTGCGCCTCGACCGGCAATTTAGCCAATTCCGTCGCCGCAAACGCTGCAATAGCAAACCTCAACTGCTTCATCTTTATTCCCGCTGATCTTGAGATGGGAAAAGTAGTAGCTTCGCTCGTTTACGCCCCAACGGTGGTCGGAATTGCGGGAAACTATGATGATGTCAACCGGTTATGCAGCGAGGTCGCAGGCGTCTATCCTTGGGCGTTTGCCAATATCAACATCCGCCCATTTTACGCAGAAGGTTCCAAGACATTTACCTATGAAATCCTTGAGCAACTCGGTTGGGAAGCACCGGATCACATCGTTGTACCCGCAGCGGGTGGATCGCTCATCACAAAGGTGGGCAAGGCGTTGAAGGAATTTCATATGCTAGGACTGATCGACAAGCCACAAACCCGTATCCACGTGGCACAGGCTGAAGGTTGTGGTCCAATTGTCACGACGGTCAAAGACGGCAGCGATTTTGTTAAGCCCGTTAAACCGGATACCATTGCCAAATCTCTCGCGATTGGCAACCCCGCTGACGGGATTTATGCTGCTGATACGGTGCGGAATTCGGGTGGACACGGGGAGCATGCGAACGATGGTGAGATTGTCGAAGCAATGAAGCTTCTTGCTGCGACAGAAGGCATCTTCACGGAAACAGCGGGCGGTGTTACACTCGCGGCAGCGAAAAAGCTGATTGAAAGTGGACGCATCAGTCGAGATGAGCGGATTGTTGTCAGTATCACCGGCAACGGACTGAAGACCATCGAAGCGCTTGAGGGCCGAGTGCCCGAACCGCATGTAATTCAACCACAACTGAACGCATTCCGGAAATTGATGACAACACTTTAG
- a CDS encoding 2-oxoacid:ferredoxin oxidoreductase subunit beta, with protein sequence MKNRTSSPIPVAVQTLTKQDFTSDQDVRWCPGCGDYSILAQTQRILPDLGIPKEDFVFISGIGCSSRFPYYMNTYGFHTIHGRAPTIAAGVKTANPDLSVWVITGDGDALSIGGNHFIHLMRRNLDINVLLFNNRIYGLTKGQYSPTSEQGKKTYSTPMGSIDNPFNPISLALASGATFVARSLDRDPEHLRNVIKAAFDHKGTSFVEIYQNCNVYNDGAFFTYTEKETKAENTVFLEHGQPLVFGKDSDKGICLNGFKPEVISLTDGVPTTENLITHDQFAEDRTLAYFLSRMTEVPGLPHPIGIFRSVEHPCYEGMMTEQINSAKKRMGEGNLDALLNEGDTWVVE encoded by the coding sequence ATGAAAAATAGAACCTCCAGTCCAATACCAGTTGCTGTCCAGACGCTAACAAAGCAAGATTTTACCTCTGATCAAGATGTTCGCTGGTGCCCAGGGTGCGGGGACTACTCCATTCTCGCCCAAACCCAACGGATTCTGCCAGACCTAGGTATCCCGAAGGAAGATTTCGTCTTCATCTCCGGTATTGGCTGTTCAAGTCGTTTCCCATATTACATGAATACTTACGGCTTTCATACCATCCATGGTCGCGCACCCACTATCGCTGCAGGTGTAAAAACTGCTAACCCTGACTTATCAGTTTGGGTAATCACCGGTGATGGCGATGCGTTGTCAATCGGCGGCAACCACTTTATTCACCTGATGCGCCGCAATCTTGACATCAACGTGTTGCTGTTCAACAACCGTATCTACGGACTCACGAAAGGGCAATATTCTCCGACTTCTGAGCAAGGCAAAAAAACCTACTCAACGCCGATGGGATCGATTGACAACCCCTTCAATCCGATCAGTCTGGCGCTCGCTTCTGGAGCAACCTTTGTTGCTCGATCTCTTGACAGAGATCCCGAACATCTCCGAAATGTCATCAAGGCAGCTTTCGACCACAAAGGCACCTCATTCGTCGAAATTTATCAGAACTGTAACGTCTACAATGACGGTGCATTCTTTACCTACACCGAAAAGGAAACGAAAGCCGAAAATACGGTGTTTTTAGAACATGGTCAACCCCTAGTCTTTGGAAAGGACAGTGACAAGGGGATCTGCTTGAACGGATTTAAGCCCGAGGTGATCTCTTTGACCGATGGTGTGCCCACCACCGAAAACCTGATTACCCATGATCAGTTCGCCGAAGATCGAACATTGGCGTACTTCCTCAGTCGTATGACGGAAGTGCCGGGGTTACCTCATCCAATCGGCATCTTTCGGAGCGTTGAGCACCCCTGCTATGAAGGTATGATGACCGAACAGATCAACAGCGCTAAAAAGCGGATGGGAGAAGGCAATCTGGATGCCCTACTCAATGAGGGCGATACGTGGGTTGTTGAGTGA
- a CDS encoding ABC transporter permease, which produces MRIKSTQILFPILITLLALFINALIMLVCGYQPIKAFVAMYQGALGGMREVTETFVKTCPLLLTGLAVAFAFRCGVWNIGAEGQYLIGTLVTTWIGTSITNLPPLLFIPLVLVLGCIAGGFWGAVAGLLRAYRGVQEVISTIMLNFIALELVRYSIDGGPLQEAARAYQQSERIAANAVLPRLLPKEWIPHNRFHLGIILALILAAILYWVLFRTVLGYQIRAVGQNQVAARVAGINISRNIIIAMLISGGLAGLAGTIELMGLSPHRLYQNAPGYGYTAIAVALLGRLHPIGVIFSALLFGLLQAGSEEMQIIAQVPSKLTWVTQATVLLLVLGFSMYEDRRANKHK; this is translated from the coding sequence ATGCGCATCAAATCCACCCAGATCCTTTTTCCAATCCTCATCACTCTCTTAGCCCTTTTCATCAATGCGCTCATTATGCTCGTGTGTGGTTATCAGCCGATAAAGGCATTTGTCGCTATGTATCAGGGGGCGTTGGGGGGAATGCGGGAGGTGACGGAAACGTTTGTTAAAACCTGTCCACTCCTACTGACGGGGCTGGCTGTAGCGTTCGCATTTCGGTGTGGTGTTTGGAACATCGGAGCAGAAGGACAATACCTCATCGGCACACTTGTCACCACATGGATCGGAACATCAATTACCAACCTGCCACCACTTCTCTTTATCCCTCTGGTTCTGGTACTTGGATGCATCGCGGGAGGATTTTGGGGGGCAGTCGCCGGATTGCTCAGAGCCTATCGGGGCGTGCAAGAGGTCATCAGCACCATCATGCTCAACTTCATTGCACTTGAACTAGTCCGTTACTCTATAGATGGTGGACCCTTGCAAGAAGCGGCGCGAGCATATCAACAAAGCGAAAGAATCGCAGCAAACGCTGTGCTACCCCGTCTACTTCCAAAAGAATGGATTCCACACAACAGATTTCACTTAGGGATTATCCTTGCACTTATACTTGCCGCTATCTTATACTGGGTCCTGTTTCGCACGGTCCTTGGCTATCAGATACGCGCGGTCGGACAGAACCAAGTTGCTGCACGGGTCGCAGGCATCAACATCTCTCGAAACATCATCATCGCTATGTTAATCAGCGGCGGGTTAGCAGGACTAGCAGGAACTATTGAGTTGATGGGGTTGAGTCCCCATCGACTCTATCAAAATGCGCCGGGATATGGTTATACGGCCATTGCCGTTGCGCTGCTCGGAAGACTGCATCCGATTGGCGTTATCTTTTCGGCGTTGCTCTTCGGTTTGCTGCAGGCTGGTTCCGAGGAAATGCAGATAATCGCCCAGGTCCCTTCAAAACTGACGTGGGTAACACAAGCCACCGTACTCCTTCTTGTTTTGGGGTTTAGCATGTATGAGGACAGGCGGGCTAACAAGCACAAGTAA
- a CDS encoding aspartate/tyrosine/aromatic aminotransferase, which produces MKFFDTVEMAPPDPILGLNAAFKADPRANKVNLSIGAYKTDDLQPLVLAAVKRAEQQILAQGMDKEYLSQDGNPEYVQRSIRLVFNTEQDNIFGAQAPGGTAGVRLAGEFLVHIESEVIYVPDPTWANHNQVFAKAGLEVASYPYYDAQHREFTKSRMIEAITSIPSGSPILLHACCHNPTGLDPTPADWEEISAAIKRQELLPVFDFAYQGFGRGIDEDAMAVRHFLADGHQMLVANSYSKNFGLYGERIGGFYVVTTDTATAERVKSQVMRIIRANYSNPPLHGSRIIAAVLASDPLRQEWETELATMRERISGMRKALAEGLNAGSSSIDFNFMYKQSGMFSYSGLSKNAVDRLRDEYAIYMPTNGRLNVAGLSPKNLDYVVEAILAVL; this is translated from the coding sequence ATGAAATTCTTCGACACGGTAGAAATGGCGCCACCCGACCCTATCTTGGGGCTTAACGCGGCTTTCAAGGCGGATCCACGGGCGAATAAAGTGAACCTGAGCATCGGTGCCTACAAGACCGATGATCTCCAGCCGCTTGTGCTTGCAGCGGTCAAAAGAGCAGAGCAGCAAATTCTGGCTCAGGGCATGGATAAGGAGTACCTTTCTCAAGATGGCAACCCGGAATATGTACAGCGATCCATTAGATTGGTATTCAATACTGAGCAAGACAATATCTTCGGGGCACAGGCACCCGGTGGGACCGCCGGTGTGAGACTCGCTGGCGAGTTCCTTGTCCATATCGAAAGCGAAGTCATCTACGTTCCCGATCCCACTTGGGCAAACCACAATCAAGTTTTTGCAAAGGCTGGCCTGGAGGTCGCGTCATATCCGTACTATGATGCACAGCACAGGGAATTCACCAAGTCGCGCATGATCGAAGCGATCACCTCCATCCCTAGTGGAAGCCCAATCCTACTTCACGCCTGTTGCCACAACCCAACCGGACTCGATCCAACCCCAGCGGATTGGGAGGAAATCTCCGCAGCCATCAAGAGGCAGGAGCTGCTGCCGGTGTTCGACTTCGCTTATCAAGGTTTTGGACGTGGTATCGATGAGGATGCAATGGCAGTCCGCCACTTCCTTGCTGATGGACATCAGATGCTAGTCGCAAACTCCTATTCCAAAAACTTTGGGCTTTATGGGGAGCGAATCGGCGGATTCTATGTTGTTACGACTGATACAGCAACCGCCGAACGGGTTAAATCTCAAGTCATGCGAATCATCCGTGCCAACTACTCCAACCCACCCCTTCACGGTTCCCGCATCATTGCGGCTGTCCTCGCCTCTGACCCCCTCAGACAGGAGTGGGAAACCGAGCTTGCGACCATGCGGGAACGAATCTCCGGCATGCGTAAGGCGTTGGCTGAAGGCTTGAACGCAGGCAGTAGTTCGATAGATTTCAACTTCATGTACAAGCAGAGCGGGATGTTCTCTTATTCCGGGCTTTCCAAAAACGCCGTGGATAGATTACGCGACGAATATGCTATCTATATGCCGACAAACGGTCGCCTGAATGTGGCAGGACTTTCACCCAAGAACTTGGATTATGTTGTAGAAGCAATCTTGGCCGTGCTATAA